A single Candidatus Aminicenantes bacterium DNA region contains:
- a CDS encoding 50S ribosomal protein L1: MSKHGKLYRDARNRIEERDYSLDEVVALLKEIKRPNFVESVDISIRLGVDPKYPEQNVRGTVALPHGTGRQVRVLVIAAGEKIKEAEEAGADYAGGEEMVEKIQSENWLDFDTVVTTPDMMRHVGKLGKVLGPKGLMPSPKAGTVTFNLKETVEEIKKGRVEFKVDKTGIINSSVGKIDFDDAQIADNVRSFVQAVLKARPASLKGRYVRSMYLSTTMSPGVKLSLQDFEN; the protein is encoded by the coding sequence ATGTCTAAGCATGGCAAGTTGTATCGCGATGCGCGCAACCGGATTGAAGAGCGCGACTACAGCCTTGACGAGGTTGTGGCCCTGTTGAAAGAGATCAAGCGGCCGAATTTTGTGGAATCCGTTGACATATCGATCCGCCTGGGAGTCGATCCCAAATACCCGGAACAGAATGTGCGGGGCACGGTGGCGCTTCCCCACGGCACGGGTCGCCAGGTGCGGGTGCTTGTGATCGCCGCGGGTGAAAAAATCAAGGAAGCTGAAGAAGCCGGAGCCGATTATGCAGGTGGAGAAGAGATGGTGGAAAAGATCCAGTCGGAAAACTGGCTCGATTTCGACACGGTGGTCACCACCCCGGACATGATGCGCCATGTGGGCAAGTTGGGCAAGGTGCTCGGTCCCAAGGGACTCATGCCCAGTCCCAAAGCCGGCACGGTTACTTTCAATCTCAAAGAGACGGTAGAGGAGATCAAGAAAGGACGCGTGGAATTTAAGGTAGACAAGACGGGAATCATCAATTCCAGTGTCGGAAAGATCGATTTTGATGATGCCCAGATCGCGGATAATGTGCGCAGTTTTGTCCAGGCGGTGCTCAAGGCCCGCCCGGCTTCACTGAAGGGACGCTATGTCCGGTCCATGTACTTGAGCACAACCATGAGTCCCGGAGTGAAATTGTCACTCCAGGATTTTGAAAACTGA
- the rplK gene encoding 50S ribosomal protein L11: MASPKKKKIVTSFKLQLPAGKATPAPPVGPALSQHGLNIMEFVNQFNKATAKMEDGMIIPAEVLVHPDKTFTMNLKTPPVSYLLKKAAGVLKGSGEPNKQKVGRVTLKQVEEIARVKMEDLNTVDVKQAVKIVKGSARSMGLEIKNV, from the coding sequence ATGGCGAGTCCAAAGAAAAAAAAGATCGTCACCAGCTTCAAGCTGCAGTTGCCCGCGGGTAAGGCCACACCGGCTCCTCCGGTTGGCCCGGCACTCAGCCAGCATGGCCTGAACATCATGGAATTCGTGAACCAGTTCAACAAGGCCACGGCCAAGATGGAAGACGGCATGATCATCCCCGCTGAAGTACTGGTGCATCCGGATAAGACCTTTACCATGAACCTCAAAACACCGCCGGTATCCTACCTCCTGAAGAAGGCGGCGGGCGTATTAAAGGGATCCGGTGAGCCCAACAAACAAAAGGTCGGCCGGGTAACTTTGAAACAGGTGGAAGAGATCGCCCGGGTCAAGATGGAGGACCTGAATACCGTTGATGTAAAGCAGGCCGTTAAAATCGTCAAGGGATCCGCCCGCAGCATGGGATTGGAGATCAAAAATGTCTAA
- the secE gene encoding preprotein translocase subunit SecE, with the protein MAKKENIFKRIGLYLTEVKGELKKVTWPSRNDLYKTTIAVVIASVVFGLYLFLVDWVFSEIIQRIIGVFQ; encoded by the coding sequence ATGGCAAAGAAAGAGAACATATTCAAGCGGATCGGCCTTTACCTCACCGAGGTGAAGGGAGAGTTGAAAAAAGTGACCTGGCCCAGCCGCAATGATCTGTACAAAACGACCATTGCCGTGGTGATCGCCTCGGTCGTGTTTGGCCTATATCTGTTCCTTGTGGATTGGGTCTTTTCTGAGATTATTCAGAGAATCATTGGAGTCTTCCAGTAA
- a CDS encoding 50S ribosomal protein L10, which translates to MLKTERPWAEKQEDVVTSPKSIERNQKRIEELAGVFARKGVYLFDYRGLSVPEMQELRAKIKNLDAGIKVFKNRMAIKHFEDTGANEYGRDLFRGPLAVAYADDNFLEVAKVMVEFEKESKKIQLKSAFVESQLMDRGKVLQLAKLPGRDQLLAQLAMSIVHPLKKMGMSLAAPLTNMLILLKNLQDKKAKQGEE; encoded by the coding sequence ATTTTGAAAACTGAGCGCCCGTGGGCGGAAAAACAGGAGGATGTCGTGACGAGTCCGAAGTCGATAGAACGCAATCAGAAACGAATTGAGGAACTGGCCGGAGTTTTCGCCCGCAAGGGTGTGTACTTGTTTGATTACCGTGGATTGAGCGTACCGGAGATGCAGGAATTGCGTGCCAAGATCAAGAATCTGGACGCGGGCATCAAGGTATTCAAGAACCGCATGGCCATCAAGCACTTCGAAGACACCGGAGCCAATGAATATGGACGTGATCTTTTTCGCGGCCCCCTGGCCGTGGCCTACGCGGATGATAATTTTCTGGAAGTGGCCAAGGTGATGGTGGAGTTCGAAAAGGAGAGCAAAAAGATCCAACTGAAATCGGCCTTTGTGGAAAGCCAATTGATGGATCGGGGAAAAGTCCTGCAGTTGGCCAAATTGCCCGGCAGGGACCAGCTCCTGGCCCAACTGGCCATGTCCATTGTCCATCCCCTTAAAAAGATGGGCATGTCTCTGGCTGCTCCCCTGACCAACATGTTGATTCTGCTGAAGAATCTGCAAGATAAAAAAGCTAAGCAAGGAGAAGAATAA
- the rpoB gene encoding DNA-directed RNA polymerase subunit beta: MQKKNHYIDRVNLSKLVAPIGIPDLLEIQKKSFQTFLQIDEIPEKRKNFGIQAAFKSIFPIYDFKETAILDFVSYSLGDWSCKCGELQGIEESKPVCARCGTLVSAGIVPGKDSVCPECSSRGTIENHVCRKCGDRVRLKIKYSPEECLDKGFDYSISLKVKLRLALYDEDKKGEKAIKDVKEQEIFFGELPYITERGTFIINGTERIVVSQLQRSPGVYFLPGKSRGEYTAKIIPARGAWIEFEEKQNLLQVRLDKKTKRINVTTFLKAMGLSDDLEMLKMFYSVIPARVENGIFYVQRSRMLKDTKVTAPVKDSKGKEILPQGAKLMIKNIKELEKHDVEYVPVDLELLADPYAACDIEGALRLNEPITSTQVRKLRGMNTEFNLFFPDSEEEPLGPMIALTLRKDKKKKDVEITEKVVIQSEAESEDKVAKNQGDAFIEIFKKLRPGEPVTLEGSKKFFENMMRDPRRYDLSSVGRLKLNIKLGMKPDHNEEVYVLTVEDMVEIIRYYLRLKYDRSGRMKVDDIDHLSNRRIRAVGELVENAFRIGLMRLEKIIRERITNAQDISIMLPRELLNTKPVFAAIKEFFGTSQLSQFMDQTNALAETTHKRRISALGPGGLNRERAGFEVRDVHPSHYGRICPIETPEGPNIGLISSLTTYARINDYGFIEAPYRRAENGHVVNYYGIDYPGDSKWTRGELVKEEDLENKLKSLQKAGKEAPLFHYHPFFLTAWEEEGFTIAQANAVIDEKGRFTAKRVASRRGSEPIFVPPEEIDYMDISPNQVVSVSAALIPFLEHDDANRALMGSNMQRQAVPLVNPKAPIVGTGMEHKLIKDSGVDVVCKRSGVVMNADAERIIIKTDESREAQLDFSDISADLYELKKYRRSNQNTLINQRPLVKVGDRVEAGQILADGPASERGEMALGRNILAAFLPWRGYNYEDAILLSERLVKDSVFNSIYIVEETVEARETKLGKEEITRDIPGVAENVLRHLDESGVVRIGAKIRPGEILVGKVSPKGETQLSPEEKLLRAIFGEQASEIKDTSLYCPPGVEGTVIDVKIFTRRGLDKDTRANEIDSEQTAKLRRNFSDERQILLEERNNKLRNRLEGAKVIHPFTLNGTKLKKNAVLKAEHLNGISSETVRLLSEHLEPERVKLIEEIESKSQLHINALEKELNEKIDQMCKGDEFSPGIIKIIKVLIAVNRRISSGDKMAGRHGNKGVVSRILPEEDMPFLEDGTPLDIILNPLGVPSRMNVGQIYELLLGWAGKVLNLHFETPVFTSGTERDVKAYMREAGLPEDGKVVLYDGLSGEPFTNKVTVGYMYIMKLEHMVDDKIHARSTGPYSLITQQPLGGKAQFGGQRVGEMEVWAFEAYGAAHVLQEILTIKSDNISGRNEIYSAIVKGNMEFKPGLPESFNVLIKELKSLALNVELIKKEGRSEESRLRQNIDNIP, translated from the coding sequence ATGCAAAAAAAAAATCACTACATTGATCGGGTAAATCTATCCAAACTGGTCGCTCCGATCGGGATTCCCGATCTGCTGGAGATTCAGAAGAAATCTTTCCAGACTTTCCTGCAGATCGACGAAATTCCGGAGAAACGAAAGAACTTCGGAATTCAGGCGGCATTTAAGTCGATCTTTCCGATTTACGATTTCAAGGAGACGGCCATTCTGGATTTCGTTTCATATTCCCTGGGAGATTGGTCCTGCAAGTGTGGAGAACTCCAGGGAATCGAAGAATCCAAGCCGGTATGCGCCCGCTGCGGCACCCTGGTCAGCGCCGGAATCGTTCCCGGCAAAGATTCGGTTTGCCCCGAATGTTCCAGTCGCGGCACGATCGAAAACCATGTCTGCAGAAAATGCGGAGATCGGGTACGTCTAAAGATCAAGTATTCACCCGAGGAATGCCTGGACAAGGGATTTGATTACTCCATTTCCCTGAAAGTCAAGTTGCGCCTGGCCCTTTACGATGAAGACAAAAAGGGCGAAAAAGCCATCAAGGACGTTAAGGAACAGGAAATCTTTTTTGGTGAGTTGCCCTACATTACCGAGCGGGGCACATTTATCATCAACGGCACTGAACGGATCGTGGTTTCGCAATTGCAACGTTCACCGGGCGTCTATTTTCTTCCCGGCAAGTCCAGGGGTGAATACACGGCCAAGATCATTCCCGCGCGCGGCGCCTGGATTGAGTTCGAAGAAAAGCAGAACCTTCTGCAGGTGCGCCTGGACAAAAAGACCAAACGCATCAATGTGACCACTTTCCTCAAGGCCATGGGGCTCTCGGATGATCTTGAGATGCTCAAGATGTTTTATTCCGTGATTCCCGCCCGGGTGGAAAACGGCATCTTCTATGTGCAGCGCTCCCGTATGCTCAAGGACACGAAAGTGACCGCGCCGGTAAAGGATTCCAAGGGGAAAGAGATTCTTCCCCAGGGCGCCAAGCTCATGATCAAGAACATCAAGGAGCTGGAGAAGCACGATGTGGAGTACGTTCCGGTTGACCTGGAATTGCTGGCCGATCCCTATGCGGCCTGTGATATTGAAGGCGCGTTGCGCTTGAACGAGCCCATCACCAGTACTCAGGTTCGCAAACTGCGGGGCATGAACACGGAGTTCAACCTGTTTTTCCCAGACAGTGAAGAAGAACCGCTGGGCCCCATGATCGCCCTCACCCTGCGCAAAGACAAAAAAAAGAAGGATGTGGAGATCACCGAAAAAGTGGTGATCCAGAGCGAAGCCGAGAGCGAAGACAAGGTGGCCAAGAACCAGGGAGACGCGTTTATCGAGATCTTCAAGAAACTCCGCCCGGGCGAACCCGTCACCCTGGAAGGGTCCAAGAAGTTTTTCGAAAACATGATGCGGGATCCCAGGCGCTATGATCTCAGTTCCGTGGGCCGTTTGAAACTCAACATCAAGTTGGGCATGAAGCCCGATCACAACGAGGAAGTGTACGTACTCACGGTAGAGGATATGGTGGAGATCATCCGCTATTATCTGCGCCTGAAGTACGATCGTTCCGGCCGCATGAAAGTGGACGATATCGACCACCTCTCCAACCGCCGCATCCGTGCCGTCGGCGAATTGGTGGAGAACGCTTTCCGCATCGGACTCATGCGCCTGGAGAAGATCATTCGAGAACGCATCACCAATGCCCAGGATATCTCCATCATGCTGCCGCGGGAACTGCTCAATACCAAGCCGGTATTCGCGGCCATCAAGGAGTTTTTCGGCACTTCCCAGTTGTCTCAGTTCATGGACCAGACCAATGCCCTGGCTGAAACCACTCACAAGCGGCGCATATCCGCGCTGGGTCCCGGCGGGCTGAACCGTGAGCGCGCCGGATTCGAGGTTCGAGACGTTCACCCTTCTCATTACGGCCGCATCTGCCCCATTGAAACCCCGGAAGGACCCAATATCGGCTTGATTTCCTCGCTGACTACTTATGCCCGCATCAACGACTACGGATTTATCGAAGCTCCTTACCGCAGGGCGGAAAACGGTCATGTGGTGAATTACTATGGCATCGATTATCCCGGTGACTCCAAATGGACCCGCGGCGAGCTGGTCAAAGAAGAGGATTTGGAAAACAAGCTGAAATCCCTGCAGAAAGCGGGGAAGGAAGCGCCCCTGTTCCATTATCATCCCTTTTTCCTCACTGCCTGGGAGGAAGAAGGATTTACCATTGCCCAGGCCAATGCCGTCATTGACGAGAAGGGACGGTTTACCGCCAAGCGCGTGGCCTCACGCCGGGGCAGTGAACCCATTTTCGTACCTCCCGAAGAGATCGACTATATGGATATCTCGCCCAACCAGGTTGTCTCGGTCTCAGCCGCCCTGATCCCCTTTCTGGAACACGATGACGCCAACCGCGCGCTGATGGGATCCAACATGCAACGCCAGGCCGTTCCCCTGGTCAATCCCAAGGCGCCCATAGTGGGCACGGGCATGGAACACAAGTTGATCAAGGATTCCGGCGTGGACGTGGTATGCAAACGTTCCGGAGTGGTAATGAACGCCGACGCGGAACGCATTATCATCAAGACCGACGAAAGCCGGGAAGCGCAACTCGATTTTTCCGATATCAGCGCCGATCTTTACGAATTGAAAAAGTACCGTCGTTCCAACCAGAACACCCTCATCAACCAGAGGCCCCTGGTCAAGGTGGGTGACCGCGTGGAAGCCGGGCAGATCCTGGCGGATGGGCCCGCTTCCGAACGGGGAGAAATGGCGCTCGGGCGCAACATCCTGGCCGCCTTTTTGCCCTGGCGGGGGTACAATTACGAAGACGCCATTCTGCTCAGTGAGAGGCTGGTCAAGGACTCGGTATTCAACTCCATCTACATTGTGGAAGAAACGGTTGAAGCCCGTGAGACCAAACTCGGCAAGGAAGAAATCACGCGGGATATTCCCGGCGTTGCCGAAAACGTATTGCGGCATCTGGATGAGTCTGGAGTCGTGCGTATCGGGGCCAAGATCCGTCCCGGAGAAATCCTGGTCGGTAAGGTCTCGCCCAAAGGGGAAACCCAGCTTTCCCCGGAAGAAAAGTTGTTAAGGGCGATTTTCGGCGAACAGGCCTCGGAAATCAAGGACACCTCGTTGTATTGTCCTCCGGGAGTCGAAGGCACGGTCATCGATGTAAAGATCTTTACCCGTCGTGGCCTGGACAAGGATACGCGGGCCAATGAAATCGACAGTGAACAGACCGCCAAATTGCGCCGCAATTTCAGTGACGAGCGCCAGATCCTTTTAGAGGAGCGCAACAACAAGTTGAGAAACCGGTTGGAGGGTGCCAAGGTCATTCACCCGTTCACCCTGAACGGCACCAAGCTGAAAAAGAACGCCGTGCTCAAGGCGGAACACCTGAACGGAATCAGCAGTGAAACCGTCCGCCTATTGTCTGAACACCTGGAACCGGAACGGGTAAAACTGATTGAAGAGATCGAATCCAAGTCTCAACTCCATATCAACGCTTTAGAGAAAGAACTGAATGAAAAGATCGACCAGATGTGCAAAGGAGACGAGTTCTCCCCCGGCATCATCAAGATTATCAAAGTGTTGATTGCCGTGAACCGCCGCATTTCAAGCGGAGACAAGATGGCGGGGCGTCACGGCAACAAAGGCGTGGTTTCGCGCATCCTGCCCGAAGAGGATATGCCTTTTCTGGAAGACGGTACCCCCCTGGACATCATCCTCAATCCCCTGGGCGTTCCGTCACGTATGAACGTGGGCCAGATCTATGAACTGCTGCTGGGTTGGGCGGGCAAGGTCTTAAACCTGCATTTCGAAACCCCCGTTTTTACCTCCGGAACCGAGAGAGATGTCAAGGCGTACATGCGTGAAGCCGGCCTGCCTGAGGACGGCAAAGTGGTGTTGTACGATGGCCTTTCCGGAGAGCCTTTTACCAACAAGGTTACCGTTGGTTACATGTACATCATGAAACTGGAACACATGGTGGACGATAAAATCCACGCGCGATCCACGGGCCCCTATTCGCTGATCACGCAGCAACCCCTGGGCGGAAAGGCCCAATTCGGCGGACAGCGGGTAGGTGAAATGGAAGTGTGGGCCTTCGAGGCATACGGAGCCGCCCATGTCCTGCAAGAGATCCTGACCATTAAGTCGGACAACATCAGTGGACGCAACGAGATCTACTCCGCCATCGTGAAGGGCAATATGGAGTTCAAGCCCGGCCTTCCGGAGTCTTTCAACGTGTTGATCAAGGAGCTCAAGAGCCTGGCCTTGAACGTGGAATTAATCAAAAAGGAAGGCCGCAGCGAAGAATCTCGATTGCGGCAGAACATTGACAACATTCCCTGA
- the nusG gene encoding transcription termination/antitermination factor NusG: MEKEWYIIHVFSGSEDFVVKALNEKIRKYDMDDQVGEIVIPTENVIEIKDGKKVVSEKRSFPGYILVKMVMNDKNWYFIRNTPKVTGFVGAGKKPKPLSEKEVATILKHIETTQATPKPKYHFEAGDAVKIIDGPFLNFNGVVDAVQEDKNLLKVTVTIFGRPTPVDLDFLQVEKI; encoded by the coding sequence ATGGAAAAGGAATGGTACATCATTCACGTGTTTTCCGGGTCTGAAGACTTCGTGGTCAAAGCCCTGAACGAGAAGATCCGCAAGTACGACATGGATGACCAGGTCGGAGAGATTGTGATTCCAACCGAGAACGTGATTGAGATCAAGGACGGTAAGAAGGTTGTCAGCGAAAAGCGTTCTTTTCCCGGGTACATTCTGGTCAAGATGGTGATGAATGACAAAAACTGGTACTTTATCCGCAACACGCCCAAGGTAACGGGTTTCGTCGGTGCGGGAAAGAAACCCAAACCCCTCTCCGAGAAAGAGGTGGCCACCATTCTCAAGCATATTGAGACCACTCAGGCTACTCCCAAACCCAAATACCATTTTGAAGCCGGGGACGCGGTCAAGATTATTGATGGCCCCTTTTTAAACTTTAACGGCGTGGTGGATGCTGTTCAAGAGGATAAGAACCTCCTGAAAGTTACGGTGACGATTTTCGGTCGCCCTACCCCCGTCGATCTCGATTTTCTGCAAGTGGAAAAGATATAG
- a CDS encoding 50S ribosomal protein L7/L12, with translation MADIKKEDFFKHLDNLTVLELADYIKEFEERYGIKAEMAAMPVAGMAAPAAAAEGGEAEEKTEFDVVLKSVGAKKINVIKVVREVTDLGLKEAKEVVDKAPGDVKKGVSKEEAEEIKKKFEEVGAEIEIK, from the coding sequence ATGGCTGACATCAAAAAGGAAGATTTCTTCAAGCATCTGGATAACCTCACGGTTCTCGAGCTGGCGGACTACATCAAGGAGTTCGAAGAACGCTACGGGATCAAGGCCGAGATGGCCGCCATGCCCGTTGCCGGAATGGCGGCTCCGGCTGCCGCGGCTGAAGGCGGCGAAGCCGAGGAAAAAACCGAGTTTGACGTGGTTCTCAAAAGCGTGGGCGCCAAAAAGATCAACGTCATCAAGGTGGTTCGCGAAGTCACCGATTTGGGTTTGAAAGAGGCCAAGGAAGTCGTGGACAAGGCTCCCGGGGATGTAAAGAAGGGTGTGTCCAAGGAAGAAGCCGAAGAGATCAAAAAGAAGTTCGAAGAGGTGGGAGCGGAGATCGAGATCAAGTAA